The following coding sequences lie in one Haladaptatus sp. DJG-WS-42 genomic window:
- a CDS encoding DNA-directed DNA polymerase, which yields MTQTGLNQFAAAEQDEDRLAAEARAVAGDDGRNAAVVDSAAKKYPDATGTVALTVSQVDYTLVGSGDQESPVLHVFGRTAENELEHVIVSGFQPYFYAPTASLSDEKLDLDTITGWEEGYESIRGEKLTKIFGRTPRDVGQMRDRFDHFEADILFPNRLLIDKDITSGIRVPDRRGDDGAIHIPHTEIEAVEVDADLRINTFDIEVEDRNGFPEDGEEPIICLTSHDSFDDEYIMWLYEAPGAETGPDELPDYVPIEGDITFEIRRFEAEDEMLAAFLDYLVETDPDVLTGWNFADFDAPYLLDRLEELERGSDYDLNYNRLSRVDEVWRSDWQGPNIKGRVVFDLLYGYKRTQFTELDSYRLDAVGEVELGIGKERYAGSIGDLWEQNPSKLLEYNLRDVELCVELDRKQGIIPFWREVASFVGCKLEDAPTPGDAVDLYVLHKVHGSFALPSKGRAESEDYEGGAVFDPISGVRENVTVLDLKSLYPMCMVTINASPDSKVGPDYDGETFVAPNGTHFRKQPDGIIREMVDELLTEREQKKELRNQNDPDSTEYDRFDRQQAAVKVIMNSLYGVLGWERFRLYDKEMGAAVTATGREVINFTEQSANDMGYDVIYGDTDSIMLSLGPDVDKETAIKQSFEIESHINEAYDAFAREKLNAADHRFQIEFEKLYRRFFQAGKKKRYAGHIIWKEGKDVDDIDITGFEYKRSDIAPITKEVQLRVIEMIVHGEDLEKVKTYVHDIIADFKEGNVDFDDVAIPGGIGKQLDNYDTDTAQVRGAKYANLLLGTNFQRGSKPKRLYLAKVHPSFFRHVEDERGLDPAGMSADELLYGEFKRDPDVICFEYADQVPPEFQVDWDKMLEKTLQGPIERILEALDVSWEEVKSGQEQTGLGSFM from the coding sequence ATGACGCAGACGGGGCTCAACCAGTTTGCCGCCGCCGAGCAGGACGAAGACCGGCTCGCCGCAGAGGCACGAGCAGTCGCAGGCGACGACGGGAGGAACGCAGCCGTCGTCGATTCGGCGGCGAAGAAGTACCCCGATGCGACGGGAACCGTCGCCCTCACCGTCTCACAGGTGGATTACACCCTCGTCGGCAGTGGCGACCAAGAATCGCCTGTCCTCCACGTGTTCGGGCGCACCGCAGAAAACGAGTTAGAACACGTCATCGTCTCCGGGTTCCAGCCCTACTTCTACGCACCGACTGCCTCGCTCTCCGACGAGAAACTTGACCTCGACACCATCACTGGGTGGGAGGAAGGCTACGAGAGCATCCGCGGCGAGAAACTGACGAAGATTTTCGGCCGCACGCCGCGTGACGTGGGCCAGATGCGCGACCGCTTCGACCACTTCGAGGCGGACATTTTGTTCCCGAATCGGTTACTCATCGACAAGGACATCACGAGCGGGATTCGCGTGCCAGACCGCCGCGGCGACGATGGAGCCATCCACATTCCCCATACCGAAATCGAAGCGGTCGAGGTGGATGCAGACCTTCGCATCAACACCTTCGACATCGAAGTCGAAGACCGAAACGGCTTCCCGGAAGACGGCGAGGAGCCGATTATCTGCCTCACCAGCCACGACTCGTTCGACGACGAGTACATCATGTGGCTCTACGAGGCGCCCGGCGCCGAGACCGGCCCCGACGAACTTCCCGACTATGTCCCAATCGAGGGCGACATCACCTTCGAAATTCGCCGATTTGAGGCCGAAGACGAGATGCTCGCGGCGTTTCTCGACTATCTCGTCGAAACCGACCCGGACGTCCTGACCGGGTGGAACTTCGCGGATTTCGACGCACCGTACCTCTTAGACCGTCTCGAAGAACTCGAACGTGGTTCTGACTACGACCTGAACTACAACCGCCTCTCGCGCGTAGACGAAGTCTGGCGCTCTGACTGGCAAGGGCCAAACATCAAAGGGCGCGTCGTGTTCGACCTGCTGTACGGCTACAAACGCACGCAGTTCACTGAACTCGACTCCTACCGGCTGGATGCAGTCGGCGAAGTCGAATTGGGAATTGGGAAGGAGCGCTATGCGGGCAGTATCGGTGACCTTTGGGAGCAGAACCCGTCAAAGCTCTTAGAGTACAACCTTCGCGACGTGGAACTCTGTGTCGAACTCGACCGCAAGCAGGGCATCATCCCCTTCTGGCGGGAGGTGGCATCGTTCGTCGGGTGTAAACTCGAAGACGCCCCGACGCCGGGCGACGCGGTTGACCTGTACGTCCTCCACAAGGTACACGGGAGCTTCGCGCTCCCTTCGAAGGGACGCGCAGAGAGCGAGGACTACGAGGGTGGTGCGGTGTTCGACCCAATTTCGGGCGTCCGCGAGAACGTGACGGTGCTCGACTTGAAGTCGCTGTACCCGATGTGCATGGTTACCATCAACGCCTCACCCGACTCGAAAGTCGGCCCCGATTACGACGGCGAGACGTTCGTCGCGCCGAACGGCACGCACTTCAGAAAACAGCCGGACGGCATCATCCGGGAGATGGTTGACGAACTGCTCACCGAACGCGAACAGAAGAAGGAACTTCGCAATCAGAACGACCCCGACTCTACGGAATACGACCGCTTCGACCGCCAGCAGGCGGCGGTGAAAGTCATCATGAACTCGCTGTACGGGGTGCTCGGCTGGGAGCGATTCCGCCTCTACGACAAGGAGATGGGCGCCGCCGTGACGGCGACGGGCCGTGAGGTCATCAACTTCACCGAACAGTCTGCGAACGACATGGGGTACGACGTTATCTACGGCGACACGGACTCCATCATGCTCTCGCTTGGACCGGACGTGGACAAAGAAACGGCCATCAAGCAGTCGTTCGAGATTGAGAGCCACATCAACGAGGCGTACGACGCCTTCGCGCGCGAGAAACTGAACGCAGCGGACCACCGCTTCCAAATCGAGTTCGAGAAGCTCTATCGCCGATTTTTCCAAGCGGGCAAGAAAAAGCGGTACGCGGGCCACATCATCTGGAAGGAAGGCAAAGACGTAGACGACATTGACATCACCGGATTTGAGTACAAACGCTCTGACATCGCGCCGATTACGAAGGAGGTCCAGCTTCGCGTTATCGAGATGATCGTCCACGGTGAAGATTTAGAGAAGGTCAAAACCTACGTCCACGACATCATCGCGGATTTCAAAGAGGGGAACGTTGATTTCGACGACGTGGCGATTCCGGGCGGCATCGGAAAGCAGTTGGACAACTACGACACCGACACCGCGCAGGTGCGCGGGGCGAAGTACGCGAACCTCTTGTTGGGTACGAACTTCCAGCGCGGCAGTAAGCCAAAGCGCCTCTACCTCGCAAAGGTTCACCCGTCGTTCTTCCGCCATGTTGAAGATGAACGAGGACTCGACCCCGCAGGAATGAGCGCGGACGAACTGCTGTACGGCGAGTTCAAACGCGACCCGGACGTCATCTGCTTTGAGTACGCAGACCAGGTGCCACCGGAGTTCCAAGTCGATTGGGACAAAATGTTAGAAAAGACGCTTCAGGGGCCGATCGAGCGTATCTTAGAAGCGCTCGACGTTTCGTGGGAAGAGGTCAAATCCGGACAGGAGCAAACCGGACTTGGCAGCTTCATGTAG